In Leptospira bourretii, a genomic segment contains:
- a CDS encoding MFS transporter, whose amino-acid sequence MDFKFSAYHVFVVGLLAFLQFTVVLDFMILSPLGVLVMEKLQISTQQFGFVVSAYAFSAGISGIFAAGFADRFDRKKLLLFFYVGFVVATFLCGIATNYILLFGARILTGIFAGVLSSISFAIVADLFPLQVRGRVMGFIMTAFAASQVFGLPIGIYISNLWGWQSPFLMIAGISGIVGFVIFSFLKPLTTHLDHKTDLHAFHHLVKTLTQTKYMPAFLATTLLATGGFMLMPFGSAFSVHNLGVKLEDLPLVYMVTGVVSMLGGPLMGRLSDAIGKYNMFVIASILAAGIIIYYTKMEITPLPIVIFVNSILFVFVAARMISANALTSAVPELHDRGAFMAISSSIQQISGGIAASVAGLIVIQTSSGYMERYDILGYVVATAIVLTVILMYNVNQIVLKKHTK is encoded by the coding sequence ATGGATTTTAAGTTCAGCGCGTATCACGTCTTTGTAGTCGGTTTACTTGCTTTTTTGCAATTTACTGTGGTTCTTGATTTTATGATTCTATCTCCCCTGGGAGTTCTCGTCATGGAAAAATTACAAATTTCAACCCAACAGTTTGGATTTGTAGTATCTGCGTATGCATTTAGTGCAGGGATTTCCGGTATTTTTGCAGCAGGTTTTGCCGATCGATTTGACCGCAAAAAATTATTATTATTCTTTTATGTTGGATTTGTGGTCGCCACCTTTCTATGCGGAATTGCAACGAATTACATACTTTTATTTGGTGCACGAATTTTAACGGGAATTTTTGCAGGAGTTCTTTCCTCTATTTCCTTTGCGATTGTTGCCGACTTATTTCCACTCCAAGTGAGAGGACGGGTGATGGGATTCATTATGACAGCATTTGCGGCAAGCCAAGTGTTTGGACTTCCCATTGGGATTTATATTTCCAATTTATGGGGATGGCAATCTCCATTTTTGATGATCGCTGGTATTAGTGGAATTGTAGGATTCGTTATTTTCTCTTTTTTGAAGCCACTCACAACTCATCTTGATCACAAAACAGATCTACATGCATTCCATCACTTAGTGAAAACATTAACCCAAACAAAATATATGCCAGCATTTCTTGCGACCACCTTACTTGCAACAGGTGGGTTTATGTTAATGCCTTTTGGATCAGCATTTTCTGTCCACAATCTTGGGGTTAAACTAGAAGATTTACCTTTGGTTTATATGGTAACAGGAGTTGTGTCAATGTTAGGTGGCCCATTGATGGGTAGACTGAGTGATGCCATTGGAAAATACAATATGTTTGTGATTGCGTCCATCCTTGCTGCAGGTATCATCATCTATTACACAAAAATGGAAATCACTCCATTGCCAATTGTGATTTTTGTGAATTCCATTCTTTTTGTTTTTGTTGCGGCACGAATGATTTCTGCCAATGCATTGACATCTGCAGTTCCCGAATTACATGACCGTGGTGCCTTTATGGCAATCAGTTCTTCTATTCAACAAATTTCTGGCGGAATTGCTGCTTCTGTTGCGGGCCTCATTGTGATCCAAACTTCTAGCGGTTATATGGAAAGATATGATATTCTAGGTTATGTGGTTGCCACAGCCATTGTGCTCACAGTAATCCTCATGTACAATGTGAACCAAATTGTTTTGAAAAAACATACAAAATAA